TGCCGCCGCGCGCGGCGACGATGGGCGTGCCTTCGGGCATGGCGATGTCGACCGCGTAGCGCCCCTTGGGCGTGAAATGGCTGTACTGGCCGTTGGCGCCCTGGGTCAGGCGGAAAGGACCGCCGCGCCAGGGCAACGGGTACTTGTAGGGTTTGGGTAACAGGCGCGGATCGCCCAGGGCATGGCGAAGCTTGGGCGTGTACTTGAGTGGCTTGCTGGCATCGCGCGGGGCCAGGGTGGCCAGACGAATCTGACTGCGCGGCGGCAATACCCAGCGGATCGGCTTGGCCGGTGCGCCGACGGCATTGACGACGTTTTCCAGCTTCAGCTCGATATCCACCGGCGCGAACAGGTCGTTACGCACCAGCAACGTCTCGCCCGCCGCATGTTTGCGGGTTTCCAGTTTGACCTGGGTATCGAGCTTTTCCACCATGCGGTCACTGAAGACGAAGACCTGCGCGCCGGGCGCGGCCTGGTCGCTGTAGGTCACGACCCCATTGGCGTCGGTGTATTTGTAGATGGTCAGGGCCAGCGCCGGCGTAGCCAGCAGCGGCAGCCCGAGCAACAAGAGAATGCGCCCCAGCATAACGGCAGATGTTCTAGTGATTATGTGTTGGAACGGGAACTCTAGCAGCGGCGACTGGCCTGTGCGAGCCACCGACCGTCGGGGTGTGATGCCGGTCAGTTTGTCTGCGCGACCAGGCGCCGAACGGTCGCCTGACGGGGCGCAGATCAGGCGCCGGGAATGAAGTGCCGCTGCGCCGTGCCGCGGGCGATCAGGCGTGACAGGTAGTCCATCTTCTGCGGGTCGCGGTCGACGAAGCGGAACGACAGCTGCAGCCATTCGCTGTCGGGCTTCGGCTCGAAAGCCGCAACGGCGTGCAGATAGCCGTTGAGGCGGGCGATCTCACCGCCCTCCCCCTGCTCGAGATCGAGTACGGCACTTTCCAGCACCTGCGGCAGCTGTTCGCCGCGCTTGACCACCAGCAGTGCCTCTTTGAGGCTCAGCGCCTTGATCACGCAGGCGACACTGCCATTGGCCAGTCGTAGCTGGCCCTGCCCGCGACCGGACGCTGCACCGGCTGCCGCGCTGGCAGGTACCGGCGGCGGCTGAATAAGGGGCGAGGCTTTACTCTCAACGGCAGGAGCGGCGGGTGCTGCGGGCCGCACCACCTCGGCCTTGCCGCCAGTCAGAGCGGCCAGCGAATCGTTGGCTATGCCGGTCGCGAGGCTTCGCGTCGGCGCGCTGGCAGCCAGGGCATCCAGCTTGCCGGCACGGCCGAGGGCCTTGCGCACCTTGCTGGTCAGCTGTTCGTTGGAAAAGGGTTTGCCGATGAAGTCCGAAACGCCGGCCTGAATGGCCTGCACGACGTTCTCCTTGTCGCCACGGCTGGTCACCATGATGAACGGCGTGCTTTTCAGCGAATCCTGCGAGCGGCACCAGGTCAGCAGCTCGAGCCCCGACATCTCCGGCATTTCCCAATCGCAGAGAATCAGGTCGAAACGCTCGCGGCTGAGCATTTGCTGGGCCTTGCGCCCGTTGACCGCATCCTCGATGCGAATGCCGGGAAAGTGACTACGGAGCGCCTTCTTCACCAGGTCGCGGATAAAGGGCGCGTCATCCACTACCAGCACACTGACCTTGCTCATCCATCTCTCCTGCGCGAATGCCGGCAAGCATAGCCGCAGGATCGGATCGACAAAAGCACGAGTGGCCATTGCCCTTGAAGTTGATGCGCCCGATCAAGGGGCGACGCGGGTCACGGGCGGGACATGCCCCCGCGGCCACGGCATACTTGCGCCTTTCGCCAGCTTCGCGAGGCCGCCCATGCTTCAGCACAAACGGGTTCAGCACATTCTTGTCGCCCACGATCTCAGCCCGGACGCCGATCTCGCGCTGCAACGTGCCGCCGGCCTGGCGCGCCAGGCCGGCGCTCGCATCAGCCTGCTTTACGTGCTCGACGAGCGCGGTGCCGAGAGTGACGAACAACAGGCACGCGCATTCCTGCAGCAACGCCTGCAGGAAAACGGGCTGGGGCAGCTCGAACCCTGGATTCGCCGCGGACAGCCGGTGGAGGAGATTCTCACCCAGGCCGAGGGTCTGGAGACCGATCTGCTGGTGCTGGGGCGCCATCACAAGGGATCTAGCCAGGGATTCGCCGGTACCACGCTGGAGCACATCATGCTGGCAAGCCGGGCACCGCTGCTGCTGGCCATCACCCCGGCGGACATCCCGTACCAACGCGCTGTGGCTGCGCTGGATTTCTCCGACTGCGCCACCCGTGCCATGCAATGCGCCTGGACACTGCTTGGCGAGGGGGCCGAACTGCATGCCCTGCATATCGACGAGATGGCCGAAGTACACGGCCCCGATTACGAAGGCCTGTCGCTGCAGCAGGAACTGTTCGATCAGTTGATCGAAGACATCCAGCCGCAACTGCCGGATACGGGCGCGCTGCTGAGCTACAGCCTGCATCAGGGCGAGCGTAACAATTGCATGGACGCGGCGCTGCGCGACCTGCAACCGCTGCTGCTGGCACTCGGCGGTCACAGCCGCGGCGAACTGAGCAGCGCCCTGCTCGGCAGCCTGACTCGGCAGTTTATCGACAAGCCGCCCTGCGACATCCTGATCGCGCGCTGAAGCGCATCTTTGCCCGCCTGCGCCCGATGGCGCCGGTGCATAGCAGGCACCGCATTGCCGAGCGACACGCCACCGTCAGGTTGCGTCCTTGCAAACCCCTGCTACGTTTAGAGCCAGAACAACAATAAGAAGAAGACGCCCATGTGCCTCGCTTCGACTCGTTTCTGGTCCCGCTTTCCAGCTCCCATCTCTGCAACGTTTCACGACGACGTGGTGCCCCGCGCACGCTTGCGTTCGCCGTGCGTGCGTCAATGCCTGGCCGCTGCATTCAGCCCGCCAACGATCCACGGCATTGCGCGCCTGACCGCCTGCCCAGCTTTTCCCTAACCCGCCATACGGACCGCTTCGCATGGGGCGAGCCCGTATGCCGAGCAAACCGTGCAAGGAGATACGCATGAAGCTTTCAGCAATCGCAGCGGCAACCCTGACGGCAGTGGTCGCCATACCCGCCTCGGCCGAGATTTCCGACGGCAAGGTGAAGATCGGCATCCTCAACGATCAGTCCGGCGTGTATGCCGATTTCGGCGGCAAGTGGTCGTTCGAGGCGGCGAAAATGGCCGCCGAGGACTTCGGCGGCAAGGTGCTCGACGCGCCGATCGAGATCGTCACCGCCGATCACCAGAACAAGCCGGACATCGCCTCCAACATCTCGCGGCAGTGGTACGACCGCGAGCAGGTCGACTCGATCATGGAGCTGACCACCTCCTCGGTGGCGCTGGCGGTACAGGGCATTTCCAAGAGCAAGAAGAAGATCAATCTGGTGACCGGCGCCGCCACCACCGAGCTGACCGGCAAGCAGTGCTCGCCCTACGGCTTCCACTGGGCCTATGACACTCACGCGCTGGCGGTCGGCACCGGCGGTGCGCTGGTGTCCCAGGGTGGTGACAGCTGGTATTTCCTCACCGCCGACTACGCCTTCGGCTACTCGCTGGAAGAGCAGACCGGCAAGTTCGTCAAATCCAAGGGCGGCGAGATCAAGGGCGCCGTGCGTCATCCGCTGGCGAGCACCGATTACTCCTCGTTCCTCTTGCAGGCGCAATCCTCCGGCGCCAAGGTCATCGGCCTGGCCAATGCCGGCCTGGACACCGCCAACAGCATCAAGCAGGCCGCCGAGTTCGGCATCGTCGCTGGCGGCCAGCGCCTCGCCGCACTGCTGTTCACCCTCGCCGAAGTGCACGGTTTGGGCCTCGACGCCGCCCAGGGCCTGACCCTGACCGAGAGCTTCTACTGGGATCGCGACGACAAGTCCCGCGAGTTCGGTGAGCGTTTCTTCAAGCGCACCGGGCGTATGCCGAACATGGTCCACGCCGGCACCTACTCCGGCGTCATGCAGTACCTCAAGGCGATCGAGAAGGCCGGCACCGACGCCACCGAGCCGGTTGCCAAGGCGATGCACGAGATGCCGGTGGACGACGTCTTCGCACGCAACGCCAAGGTCGGCGCCAACGGCCGGCTGATCAGCGACGTCTACCTGATGGAAGTGAAGAAGCCCGAGGAAAGCAAGCGCGAGTGGGACTACTACAAGGTGCTGGCGACTGTACCGGGCAACGAGGCCTATATCGATCCGGCCGAGAGCGGCTGCGATCTGGCCGGGCAGTGAGCATGGTTGCAGCGCAAAGCCTAGACGCCGGCGGGCCGACCGCCGGCACAGCCACGGACACGCCAGTGATGCTCTCTGCCCGCGGCCTGCGCAAGGAGTTCGGCGGCTTCGTCGCGGTCAACAATGTCGATCTGGACGTGCGCCATGCACAGGTGCACGCCCTGATCGGGCCCAACGGCGCGGGCAAGACCACCGTGTTCAATCTGCTGACCAAGTTCCTGCAACCCACCAGCGGAACCATCCGCCTGCTCGACCATGACATCACCCGTACCGACCCGGCCAAGGTGGCGCGCATGGGCCTGGTGCGCTCGTTCCAGATCTCGGCGGTGTTTCCGCACCTCTCCGTGCTGGACAACGTGCGCGTCGCCCTGCAGCGACCGGGCGGGCTGGCCACGCAGTTCTGGCTGCCGATGCGCTCGCTCAACCGCCTCAACGAGCGCGCCATGCAGCTGATCGAGTCGGTCGGCCTGGCCGACAAGCGCAACGAGCTGGCCGCTGATCTCTCCTACGGGCGCAAACGCGTGCTGGAGATCGCCACCACCCTGGCGCTGGAGCCCAAGGTGCTGCTGCTGGACGAACCCATGGCCGGCATGGGCCACGAAGACGTGCACGTGGTGGCCGAGATCATTCGTGAGGTCGCCACCCAGCGCGCGGTGCTGATGGTCGAGCACAACCTCAAGGTGGTCGCCGACCTCTGCCATCAGGTGACGGTACTGCAGCGTGGCGAAATCCTGACCTCCGGCGACTACCGCACGGTCAGTCAGGACGAACGCGTGCGCGTGGCCTACATGGGGACCGAAGATGACTGAACCCTTGCTCAGCGTGCGCGACCTCAACGCCTGGTATGGCGAAAGCCATGCCCTGCACGGCATCGACCTCGACGTGCGCCAGGGCGAGACGGTGACCCTGCTCGGCCGCAACGGCGTCGGCAAGACCACCGCGCTGCGCTCGATCGTCGGCATCATCCGCAAGCGTAGTGGCAGCATCCGCTTCGACGGCAAGGACATGCTGCGCGTACCGCTGCACCGCACCGCCCGCCACGGCATCGGCTATGTGCCGGAGGAGCGCGGCATCTTTTCCACCCTGACAGTGGAGGAGAACCTCACCCTGCCGCCGGTGATCGCCAAGGGCGGCATGACCCTGGCGGAGATCTACCAGCTGTTTCCCAACCTCGAGGAACGCCGCAAGAGCCCCGGCACCAAGCTCTCCGGTGGTGAACAGCAGATGCTCGCCATGGCACGCATCCTGCGCACGGGAGCTAAGCTGCTGCTGCTCGACGAACCCACCGAAGGCCTGGCACCGGTGATCATCCAGCGCATCGGCGAAGTGTTGCAGACGCTCAAGCAGCGCGGCATGACCATCCTGCTGGTGGAGCAGAACTTCCGCTTCGCCAGCAAAGTGGCCGACCGCTTCTACGTGGTCGATCACGGCAAGGTCATCGACTCGTTCGACGTCGCCGATCTGCCCGGCCGCATGTCCATGCTCAACGAAGCCCTGGGGGTCTGATGACGACGATTTTCGATGTGCCGATCCAGGCCTTCCTCGGACAATTGCTGATCGGCCTGATCAACGGCTCGTTCTACGCCATGCTCAGTCTGGGCCTGGCGATCATCTTTGGCATGCTGAAGATCATCAACTTCGCCCACGGCGCGCAGTACATGATCGGCGCCTTCGGCGGCTACCTGCTGCTGGCGACCCTCGGCATCGGCTACTGGCCGGCGCTGATCCTCGCGCCAATCATCGTCGGCCTGTGCAGTGCGGTGATCGAGCGCCTCGCACTCTCGCGGCTGTACAACCTCGACCACCTCTACAGCCTGCTCTTCACCTTCGGCCTAGCGCTCGCCCTGGAAGGCGCCTTCCGCTACTTCTACGGCTCGTCCGGGCAGCCCTATGCCGTGCCGAAAGCACTGGCCGGCGGCTACAACCTGGGCTTCATGTTCCTGCCCAAGTACCGCGCCTGGGTCGTGCTGGCCTCGCTGGTGATCTGCATCGCCAGCTGGCTGCTGATCGAGAAGACCAAACTCGGCGCCTACCTGCGTGCCGCCACCGAGAACCCGACGCTGGTGCGCACCTTCGGCATCAACGTGCCGCTGCTGCTGACCTTCACCTATGGCATGGGTGCGGCACTGGCCGGGCTGGCTGGCATGCTCGCCGCGCCGATCTATCAGGTCAGTCCGCTGATGGGCTCGAACCTGATCATCGTGGTGTTCGCCGTGGTGGTGGTCGGCGGCATGGGCTCGATTCTCGGCGCGATCATCACCGGCTACCTGCTGGGCATTCTCGAGGGGCTGACCAAGGTGTTCTATCCGGAGGCTTCCAACATCGTGATCTTCGTGATCATGGCGATCGTGCTGCTGGTGCGTCCGGCCGGCCTGATGGGGAGGGACGCCTGATGACCACGCCAGTATCCATGAGCGCCACCGCCAAACGCCCGCTGCTGCGCCTGGAGAC
This DNA window, taken from Pseudomonas sp. FeN3W, encodes the following:
- a CDS encoding peptidoglycan DD-metalloendopeptidase family protein, which encodes MLGRILLLLGLPLLATPALALTIYKYTDANGVVTYSDQAAPGAQVFVFSDRMVEKLDTQVKLETRKHAAGETLLVRNDLFAPVDIELKLENVVNAVGAPAKPIRWVLPPRSQIRLATLAPRDASKPLKYTPKLRHALGDPRLLPKPYKYPLPWRGGPFRLTQGANGQYSHFTPKGRYAVDIAMPEGTPIVAARGGMVVKIENQQSGRGNNPAGNFVRIMHDDGTMGVYLHLMKGSVAVREGQRVETGTRIARSGNTGNSTGPHLHFVVQRNVGLAIESIPFDFSQPVNSLPNFAVGGE
- a CDS encoding response regulator: MSKVSVLVVDDAPFIRDLVKKALRSHFPGIRIEDAVNGRKAQQMLSRERFDLILCDWEMPEMSGLELLTWCRSQDSLKSTPFIMVTSRGDKENVVQAIQAGVSDFIGKPFSNEQLTSKVRKALGRAGKLDALAASAPTRSLATGIANDSLAALTGGKAEVVRPAAPAAPAVESKASPLIQPPPVPASAAAGAASGRGQGQLRLANGSVACVIKALSLKEALLVVKRGEQLPQVLESAVLDLEQGEGGEIARLNGYLHAVAAFEPKPDSEWLQLSFRFVDRDPQKMDYLSRLIARGTAQRHFIPGA
- a CDS encoding universal stress protein, translated to MLQHKRVQHILVAHDLSPDADLALQRAAGLARQAGARISLLYVLDERGAESDEQQARAFLQQRLQENGLGQLEPWIRRGQPVEEILTQAEGLETDLLVLGRHHKGSSQGFAGTTLEHIMLASRAPLLLAITPADIPYQRAVAALDFSDCATRAMQCAWTLLGEGAELHALHIDEMAEVHGPDYEGLSLQQELFDQLIEDIQPQLPDTGALLSYSLHQGERNNCMDAALRDLQPLLLALGGHSRGELSSALLGSLTRQFIDKPPCDILIAR
- a CDS encoding ABC transporter substrate-binding protein, with product MKLSAIAAATLTAVVAIPASAEISDGKVKIGILNDQSGVYADFGGKWSFEAAKMAAEDFGGKVLDAPIEIVTADHQNKPDIASNISRQWYDREQVDSIMELTTSSVALAVQGISKSKKKINLVTGAATTELTGKQCSPYGFHWAYDTHALAVGTGGALVSQGGDSWYFLTADYAFGYSLEEQTGKFVKSKGGEIKGAVRHPLASTDYSSFLLQAQSSGAKVIGLANAGLDTANSIKQAAEFGIVAGGQRLAALLFTLAEVHGLGLDAAQGLTLTESFYWDRDDKSREFGERFFKRTGRMPNMVHAGTYSGVMQYLKAIEKAGTDATEPVAKAMHEMPVDDVFARNAKVGANGRLISDVYLMEVKKPEESKREWDYYKVLATVPGNEAYIDPAESGCDLAGQ
- a CDS encoding ABC transporter ATP-binding protein; amino-acid sequence: MVAAQSLDAGGPTAGTATDTPVMLSARGLRKEFGGFVAVNNVDLDVRHAQVHALIGPNGAGKTTVFNLLTKFLQPTSGTIRLLDHDITRTDPAKVARMGLVRSFQISAVFPHLSVLDNVRVALQRPGGLATQFWLPMRSLNRLNERAMQLIESVGLADKRNELAADLSYGRKRVLEIATTLALEPKVLLLDEPMAGMGHEDVHVVAEIIREVATQRAVLMVEHNLKVVADLCHQVTVLQRGEILTSGDYRTVSQDERVRVAYMGTEDD
- a CDS encoding ABC transporter ATP-binding protein yields the protein MTEPLLSVRDLNAWYGESHALHGIDLDVRQGETVTLLGRNGVGKTTALRSIVGIIRKRSGSIRFDGKDMLRVPLHRTARHGIGYVPEERGIFSTLTVEENLTLPPVIAKGGMTLAEIYQLFPNLEERRKSPGTKLSGGEQQMLAMARILRTGAKLLLLDEPTEGLAPVIIQRIGEVLQTLKQRGMTILLVEQNFRFASKVADRFYVVDHGKVIDSFDVADLPGRMSMLNEALGV
- a CDS encoding branched-chain amino acid ABC transporter permease, translating into MTTIFDVPIQAFLGQLLIGLINGSFYAMLSLGLAIIFGMLKIINFAHGAQYMIGAFGGYLLLATLGIGYWPALILAPIIVGLCSAVIERLALSRLYNLDHLYSLLFTFGLALALEGAFRYFYGSSGQPYAVPKALAGGYNLGFMFLPKYRAWVVLASLVICIASWLLIEKTKLGAYLRAATENPTLVRTFGINVPLLLTFTYGMGAALAGLAGMLAAPIYQVSPLMGSNLIIVVFAVVVVGGMGSILGAIITGYLLGILEGLTKVFYPEASNIVIFVIMAIVLLVRPAGLMGRDA